The DNA segment CCGGCGGCTCCTGCCCTTCGAGCTGACGGCGGCCCAGAAGCGGGTCCTCCAGGAAATCCTGGCCGACATGCAGAAGCCCCAGCCGCTTCACCGCCTCCTCCAGGGCGACGTCGGGAGCGGCAAGACGATCATCGCCGCCGCATGCATGCTCGTGGCGGCCCGGAACGGCTATCAGGCGTGCCTGATGGCGCCGACGGAGATCCTGGCCGAACAGCACTTCTACAACCTGAAGCGGTGGTTTCGGCCCCTGAACATTCCCGTGGCCTTGCTCATCGGGGGGCTCCGGAAGCGGGAGCGGGCCGAAGTCCTTCGGTGGCTGGCCGAGGGCCATGCCCCCATCGTCGTCGGGACGCACGCCCTCTTCCAAGAAGACGTCCGGTACGCCCGCCTGGGGTTCGTCGTCATCGACGAACAGCACCGCTTCGGCGTCCGCCACCGGGCCCGCATCCGGGCCAAGGGCCAGCGGCCGGACACCCTCGTCATGACGGCGACGCCCATCCCGCGGTCGCTGGCCCTGACGCTGTACGGCGACCTGGACGTCTCCGTCCTGGACGAGCTCCCGCCGGGCCGTCAGCCCGTCGAGACCCGCCACGTGACGACCCGTCATCGGGAGGACGTCTACCGGTGGGTCGCCCGCCAGCTCGACGAGGGCCATCAGGCGTACATCGTGTGCCCGCTCATCGAGGAGTCCGAGAAGCTTCAGGTCCAGGCGGCCACGCGACTCTACGAGGAGCTCTCCCAGGGATGGCTCCGGGGCTACCGCCTCGGCCTCGTCCACGGCCAGCTCAAGCGGGAGGACCGGGAGGCCGTCATGGACGCCTTCGTGCAGGGAGACCTGCAGGCCCTCGTCGCCACGACGGTCATCGAGGTCGGCGTCGACAACCCGAATGCGACCGTCATGGTCATCGAGCACGCCGAGCGGTTCGGCTTGGCCCAGCTCCACCAGCTTCGGGGTCGGGTCGGTCGGGGGTCGGCCCGGTCGTACTGCATCCTCATCACGCCGCCTCAGGTCGGGGCCGACGCCAAGGTCCGGATTCAGGCCCTCTTAGAGTATCGAAGCGGGTTCGACATCGCCGAGATCGACCTGCGTCTCCGGGGACCCGGGGAGCTGGCCGGCGTCCGCCAGGCGGGCCTGGCCCGGCTCCGGGTCGCCGACCTCGTGCGGGACCACGCCTGGATCCCCAAGATCCGACAGGACGTGGAGGAGTACGCCCGCCGGTTTCTGGCCGCCTCCGGCGAGGCGGGCCGCCAGCAGGCGATTCGCTTCCTCCGCCAGTGGGCCCGCCACTACGGCCTCGTCCAGGT comes from the bacterium HR11 genome and includes:
- the recG gene encoding ATP-dependent DNA helicase RecG, yielding MAWKLSTPLRDIPWIPANYVEDLREAGVETVEDLLYYLPIRYEDWREARPIGRLVFGREALVRGVVTQVERKVTPRQRMKLLRVYLQDSTGQMVLVFFNQPYMAKRLTPGLEVFAYGEVGRDRDYWMFPCMQNPQVFLPEEAQKRGLPGRYVPIYRKVGRLTTRRLETLIQRLLAEVRDGLDDPLPQSIRQKYRFPDRATALTHVHRPPADLPIETLQTHQDPAFQRLVYEDLFLLQLGLAFRRVLLYEQPVGIAFRVTPDIEADIRRLLPFELTAAQKRVLQEILADMQKPQPLHRLLQGDVGSGKTIIAAACMLVAARNGYQACLMAPTEILAEQHFYNLKRWFRPLNIPVALLIGGLRKRERAEVLRWLAEGHAPIVVGTHALFQEDVRYARLGFVVIDEQHRFGVRHRARIRAKGQRPDTLVMTATPIPRSLALTLYGDLDVSVLDELPPGRQPVETRHVTTRHREDVYRWVARQLDEGHQAYIVCPLIEESEKLQVQAATRLYEELSQGWLRGYRLGLVHGQLKREDREAVMDAFVQGDLQALVATTVIEVGVDNPNATVMVIEHAERFGLAQLHQLRGRVGRGSARSYCILITPPQVGADAKVRIQALLEYRSGFDIAEIDLRLRGPGELAGVRQAGLARLRVADLVRDHAWIPKIRQDVEEYARRFLAASGEAGRQQAIRFLRQWARHYGLVQVG